In a single window of the Gossypium hirsutum isolate 1008001.06 chromosome D02, Gossypium_hirsutum_v2.1, whole genome shotgun sequence genome:
- the LOC107927661 gene encoding probable glutathione S-transferase: MAVVKLFGSFFSPYGYRVIWALKLKGIPYEYIDEDLRNKSPLLLQYNPIHKQVPVLVHDGKPICESTVILQYIDEIWPQNPLLPADPYDRAVALFWIKFADDKGYLMLKLYRANGEEQQATVKEWLEMLEVMEEHALVGVKKLFGGDEINMVDIAFSFVAIWLGVLEDILGLEICEPHKFPRVSSWIQNFKSIPVIKDNFPDTDKMSAFLKHGREMMLTSKPN; the protein is encoded by the exons ATGGCGGTCGTGAAATTGTTCGGATCTTTTTTTAGCCCGTACGGTTACAGAGTAATTTGGGCTCTGAAACTCAAAGGCATACCTTACGAATATATTGACGAAGATCTCCGCAACAAGAGTCCTTTGCTTCTTCAATATAATCCAATTCATAAGCAAGTCCCGGTGCTCGTTCATGACGGAAAACCGATCTGTGAATCCACCGTCATCCTTCAATATATCGATGAAATTTGGCCGCAGAATCCCTTGCTGCCGGCTGATCCCTATGACAGAGCTGTTGCCCTGTTTTGGATCAAATTTGCTGATGACAAG GGTTATTTAATGTTAAAGCTTTATCGAGCCAATGGCGAAGAACAACAGGCGACAGTGAAGGAGTGGTTGGAAATGTTGGAAGTCATGGAAGAACATGCGCTGGTCGGAGTGAAAAAGTTATTCGGCGGAGACGAGATAAACATGGTGGACATTGCATTTTCCTTTGTTGCTATCTGGCTTGGGGTTCTCGAAGACATACTAGGGCTCGAAATCTGTGAGCCACACAAGTTCCCTCGAGTGAGCTCGTGGAtccaaaatttcaaatcaatcccTGTAATCAAAGACAACTTCCCTGATACCGATAAGATGTCTGCTTTCTTGAAGCATGGTAGAGAGATGATGTTGACATCAAAACCGAATTAG